The Ignavibacteria bacterium genome contains the following window.
CTCCGACAAAGAAATAAGTATCCAAAGGTGAAGTTATAATTATAGGATCTCTACCGGGAATAATTGCTTCAATTTTTGTGATTTGAATATTTTTTAAAGAAGTCGAACCTTCGGGTAGGGAAATCGCCTGAATTTTCCAGCCTCGATTCCTGTCATTTCTTGAATTGGTTCTAATAAAAGTCACATTTCTCTTTACAGTTTCAACAAATGGTTTTGTTACAATCGTATCGGGTCTATAGGTTGTATCGCCTGGATTTATTTGAGTAAATTTTCCAGCTATAATTAAGTATCCTGTATATTTAGTAGTAACTGTGACTTTAGCAGAATCACCGATTACCTGTTTATCAAAAGTTTTTTCCATTTTAGTAATTCTTCTGCCCACCTTGATTGGATATAAATCGGTTTGGATCTTACCTAATTGAAATGCACTTGCATCACCATCGTCAAAGTTTTCATCGAAATTAGAAATTGATTCTTCGCTATCAATTAATGATGTAAGAACGGTGTCATCTAAATAGTCCGGTTCATTTACACTAGATTTACAGCTAATGATTAAGAATGGAATAAGTAATGCTGAAATAAAGATCAAAAGTTTTTTATTCATAAGTTCCTCCATCGTTTTTTTGATTTATTAGATTAACGAATATTTAAAAAGGTTTAATAAGAATCAGCGATCAGTGTAATTATTTTATCTTGTAATTCTCTCATTTTTGATTGATTACCTTTTCTAAAATTAAAATTTATTGCAAAGATCAATAAATCACCCGATTTAGAGACCACATAACCTGCGAGTGATGTAACGCCATTCAATGTCCCAGTTTTTCCTCTCAGTCTATCTGGCGGGAATAAATTACTAAATCTGTTGTGCAATGTTCCATCAGTTTGTGGAATTGAAAGAGAATTATAGAAATCATTAAAAACTGCAGGATTTAAATAGATTTGATGAAGAAGCTTCACCAAAGTATTGGTCGAGAATTGATTTTGTCGGGAAATACCAGAACCATCAACCATGCTAAAATTTGGTTCATAGATATTTAATGATTTTAAGTAAGTATTTATAGCTTGAGAAGCATCAAAGGGACTACCCTGTCCGCCTGCGTAATTTGCTCCAATTATTAAAAAAAGATGTTCAGCAAAGAAGTTATTGCTGTTTTTATTTATAGGTTTAAGAAATTCGGTAAGAGGAGTAGAAATAGTTGATATTCTATCTGAAAATTTTGGAACTTTTCCTTTTTTAATTTCACCCCAAAAACTTATTCCGTTCTCTCTCAAAAGTTTTGCTAAAAGATTTCCCACATAGTAGTCAGGTCTTTTGATATGTACTTTTAAGACGATTGATGAATTTTTTCTGATATTTCCAGTTATTGTTATTATTTCTTTATTATTTTCAAATTTTGATAAAGCGGAAAGACGGGTACGGGTATTAGTTGTTTTTGTCTTGTTTATTATTTCAAAGTAGTCTAATTCATCGAGCAGGGTCACATTTCCGCTTCGGCCAATTTTATTTGAACCATTAACTCTAAGAAAAATTGAATTCGAATTTACGGTAACAGAAGAAATAGGTGGAAGCGGAACAGATATATTTTCATCTTCAATCCATTCATTTCTATAGAAAGTCTCTTCAAAGAAAGAATCATCAATAATTATATTGCCAGTTACCGATTGAATGTTTGCTAGTTTAAGTTTGGTAATGAGATTTTTAAGATTCTCAGTTGTAATTGTAGGATCACCATAGCCTTTCAAAAAAAGATTCCCATTAATTATTCTATCACTCAAATCATTATCATCACAATACAGCTCGGTGTTAATTGAAAAATTAGGTCCAAGACTTAATAGAGCAACACCCGTAGTAAATAGTTTATTTGTAGATGCCGGGATTAAAGGTACCTCTGAATTAACCTTTATAATATAATCATTCTTTGAAGTCGAGAAGCAGGTCAAAGAATATTCCGAATTTTTAGGCAATGATTTTTTTAATAATTCTTTAACTTGAAACTCGATTGAGTTATCGTTGATTATAGGAAAGAAAATCAATAATAATAAATTGAAAAAATACATCGATTACATCCCATTTCGTTGCGTGCAAAATTAGTATTTGTTAAATTGAATTGAAAATGAAAGTAGCCTTAATTACTGGTGGAACTGGAAAGTTAGGGAGTGAAATTGCACTTCATTTAGCCAAAAAGAATTTTGAAGTTGCAATTACTTATCATCAATCACTCGATAGACTTGAGAAATTAAAAGAAAAGTTTTTAGTCGAAAGATTAAAGTTAACTTTCTACAAATGCGATTTTTCAACTGCAGAGAATATTAATGAATTGTTTTTATCCTTTAAAAAGAATTTCTCAAAACTTGATGTATTGATTAATTGCGCTGGTATCTTTGATAAAAATTTCTTTACCGAAACAACTCCGAAAGATTTTGATTTTTTTATAAATATCAATTTAAAATCGATTTATTTTTTGATTCAAAAATTCTCTGAATTGATGAGTGAAAACTCAGTAATAATAAATTTTTCATCGGTCGGAGGAATGATACCCTGGAAAGATAGAAGTCTTTATCACATTTCTAAAGCAGGGGTGATTGCACTGACTCGTTCACTTGCAATTGAACTTGCACCACGAATCAGGGTTGTTTCGATTGCGCCTGGATTTATTGAAATGGAAGGAGAGATTTCGGAGAAAATGCCAATCTCAAAGATTCCATTAAAAAGATACGGAGGAATAAAAAATATTATTTCAACAGTTGATTTCTTAATTCAAAACGATTACATCACTGGAGTAACAATTCCAGTTGACGGCGGAAGATCTTTAATTTAATGAGGAATTACAATGCCTGTTAAAGCTTACAAAAATCTTGATTTCTTAAATTCGCCAGATGCAAGAGTTATAAGAATAATTTCAGAATTTTTAGAACCACAGAGTCGGTTTAGTAGATTAAACATTAAAGATACTATTGTATTTTTTGGAAGTGCACGAATAGTAGATAGAAAAACCGCATTAAAAATGTATAATGAAGTCAAAAAATTAGATCCCAAAAAAGTTAAAGATTTTGCAGAGAGACTTAGAAAATCTCAAATCGCTCTTGATATGTCAAAATATTATGAAGATGCTGTTCAGCTTTCAAAAATGTTAACGGAATGGTCTTTATCACTTCCATCGGAGGGAAGGAGATTCGTTGTTTGCACTGGCGGTGGACCAGGAATTATGGAGGCTGCGAACAAAGGTGCAAAATTAGCAAAAGGTAAAAGTATTGGACTTAATATTTCAATTCCAACTGAACAATTTGTTAATAAGTACGTTGATGAAGAGCTAAGTTTTGAATTTCATTATTTCTTTATGAGAAAATTTTGGCTCGTTTATCTTGCAAAGGCGCTTGTAATTTTCCCAGGTGGTTTTGGCACACTCGATGAATTGATGGAGGTTTTGACACTTGTCCAGACGGGTAAAATATCAAAGAAGATAGCTGTGATAATTTACGGGAGTGATTATTGGAAGAAAGTTCTGAATTTTGATGTAATGGTAGAACATGGGTGTATCGATAAAAAAGACACACAAATCTTTACCTATTGCGATACACCCGAACAGGCTTTTGATCAATTAAAAAATTTTCTTACAAAAAATTATTTATAGGGAAAGGCAAATGGAAAAACTATTTTTCCATTTCTTCTTTCATAAGCTTTTGAAGCCTTCGAATTGCCTTTGCTGTTTTCATTTTTCTTCTAACAGAAGGCTTCAAATAAAAAGTTCGTTTTTTGTATTCTTTAAGAATACCCGCTCTTTCGTATTTCTTCTTAAATCTTTTTAATGCCTTATCTAAGCTTTCGTTTTCACCAATAATAATGCCGACCAAAAATTACCTCCGTTAATTTGGTTGTACTTGAAATTGTTCTAATAATTTTTTTGTTCCGTTTTTTTCAAACTCTACAACTATTGCTTTTATTCCTGACGAAGTGGTTTCTTTACCAGTGACTTTACCTACATCATCCCAATCTTTGTGATAAATAGAATCACCAATTTCATAAGAAGCAGTTGGATCGTAAATCTTGCAATCTTCAATTTTAATTGCAGAGAGATCAAGATTTTGAGATGATTTGATGTTTGAATCTACATCAAGCGCCATTGTGTGCTTACAGGTTTTGCATCGTGTCCATTTTCTTCTGTCGCCAGCAATAGCTATTTCACCAACGATTTCCATTTTTGTCATTTTGTTACAATAACTGCAAAATGCATCTACATGTTTTAATCTTGCCATTTTAAAACCCTAATTTTCTTCCTTTGTTGCTGTAATCACAAGTACTGGAACCTTCGAATACCTTATAACTTTTTCAGCTACACTTCCGAGCAATGTATGAAGTAATCCTGTTCTTCCATGCGTTGCAATCACAATCAAATCAATTCCGTTTTTGTTTGAATAATCAACAATTTCTTCAAAATCGTTTCCTTTTAATAAAACTTCTTTAACATTAACATCATTTGAAAATTTGCTCTTGAATTGATTTAATAAATTTCTTGTATCGTCTTCAAGCTTTTTAATAACCGATTCAGTTGTCATATCGAATGTTCGAATTAATGGAATTGGAGGATCTTTCTCCAAAACATGAACGAGATGGATTTCCGCTCCAAATTGCTTTGCAATTTCCTCAGCATATGGAAAAGCTTGAGCTGAAATCTCACTAAAGTCCGTTGGAACTAATACCTTTCTTATATTAAATTTTTTCATATTCAGGTTTTGCAATATAAAATTTTAATTTTTAAGATAAAAATCGGACATTTTGTGAAAATCGCTTAAAAATTCCTGATTCTATTTCACTTAGGCTCTAATTTTTTCTGCTAAAAATTTCTTCAATATTTTTGTGAACAAAGCTTTTATTAATAAATTGAAATACTTATGAAAGAATATGAAAAAGCTGGTGTAAGCATCTCCAGAGGAGATGAGTTTGTCAGGCGAATTAAGTCTTTAGTACGTTCGACTTTCTCCAAAGATAATCCAAATGCCAATAGAGTACTTTCGGATATTGGTCACTTCGGGGCTTTTTTTGATATAAATTTTAATGATTTAAAGAATCCAGTTCTTGTTTCGAGTGTTGATGGGGTTGGGACAAAACTTAAAGTCGCAATTTTGATGAATAAACACGATACAATTGGTCAGGATTTAGTCAATCATTGTGTAAACGATATTCTTTGTTCGGGGGCAAAACCATTATTCTTTCTGGATTATCTGGCTTTTGGGAAAATGAATATTGAGGTTGCCGAGCAAATTATGTCTGGATTGACTAAAGCTTGCCGTGAGAATGAATGTGCTTTAATTGGTGGTGAGACTGCAGAAATGCCGGATCTATACCAGGAAAACGATTATGATATTTCCGGAACAATTGTGGGAATAGTTGAAAGAGATAAAATTATTGATGGTAAAAAAATTTCTCCAGGTGATGTTTTAATCGGATTGAAGTCTTCAGGATTACATACCAATGGATATTCACTCGCTCGAAAAGTTTTGTTGAAAAAATTTAGAATTGATGATTTTGTCGATGAACTGGGTTGCACTCTGGGAGAAGAGCTTCTTAAAATTCATAGATCATATTTCAAGATTGTTTATCCATTGCTTGACAAGTTTCAAATCAAAGGACTTTCACACATTACAGGCGGGGGAATTATTGGGAATACCAGAAGAATAATTCCGGAAGGTTTATCGATTTGGATTGATTGGAATTCCTGGAGTGTTCCACCAATTTTTGAATTAATTCAGAAAACTGGAAATGTTTCCGACGAAGAAATGCGAGAAGTTTTTAATCTTGGGATTGGTATGGTTTTAATTGTTAATAAAATGGATGTTGAAAAGGTTCAAAATGAGTTGAAGAATTCAGGTGAACAAACTTTTATCATTGGTGAAATTAGATGAAGAAATTTCTTCTGCTTTCTATTTTCATCTTTTCAAATTTATTTGCACAAATTGTTTTTACAGGTTATGACAGACTGAATGAATCCGTTAAAGCATTTTACTTGAATCTTGAAAATGAACAACTAACAGAGCTTTCCTATGCAAATTCATATCTGCCGAGATGTTTAAATGGAAATCAAATTGTCTTAAATATTGGTAATTCGATTTTCAAAGTAGATAAATTCAGAGAGAGACAGGATTATTTTTTTGAAGGATATATGCCTGTAGTTTCAAGATCGGGCAAATTTGTTGCAGCTTACTCACAAAAGGGAATTATTGTAGCTGACTCAACCGGAAAAGTTTTATCAACTCTTGAGGTTGATTACTGGAGCAAAGTCACACCAATTTTCTCTTATGACGAAAAATCTATTTTTTATTACGATAAGAAAAGAGAAGCAACATTTAGATTTGATCTTGAAAAACAAACAAATACTTTATTTGCACACAATTTAATTCATCCAGTTTATTCACCTGATGGTGGAAAATTATTATTAAATATTGGCAAGACTGATTCAAACTTTAGAATTGGAATAGTTCAATCAGATTGGAGTGAAAATCTACCGATCAATTACATCACATCAGTTTATGAGAATGCAATTGTACCGATATGGTCTCCATCTGGAAGATATATTGCTTATATGACTTTGCTGACAAACAAGAAAATTGAGAATTCAGATCTTATTCCAGCTAATATTATTCTTTATGATACAAGAAATGGTTCAAAGCAAATCATTACCGATGATGCTGGATTTACTGAAGGTGCTTATCCGCAATTTTCTTTTAGTCCTGACGAAAAATATTTTTTCTATACTTCAATAAGAGACAATGGAACGGGAACAATCGTACAATTTGATCTTTCAAATTTTTCAAAGAAAATTTTAATTACTGATCCAGAGCTTGATGCTCGAATTCCACAT
Protein-coding sequences here:
- the dacB gene encoding D-alanyl-D-alanine carboxypeptidase/D-alanyl-D-alanine-endopeptidase, whose protein sequence is MYFFNLLLLIFFPIINDNSIEFQVKELLKKSLPKNSEYSLTCFSTSKNDYIIKVNSEVPLIPASTNKLFTTGVALLSLGPNFSINTELYCDDNDLSDRIINGNLFLKGYGDPTITTENLKNLITKLKLANIQSVTGNIIIDDSFFEETFYRNEWIEDENISVPLPPISSVTVNSNSIFLRVNGSNKIGRSGNVTLLDELDYFEIINKTKTTNTRTRLSALSKFENNKEIITITGNIRKNSSIVLKVHIKRPDYYVGNLLAKLLRENGISFWGEIKKGKVPKFSDRISTISTPLTEFLKPINKNSNNFFAEHLFLIIGANYAGGQGSPFDASQAINTYLKSLNIYEPNFSMVDGSGISRQNQFSTNTLVKLLHQIYLNPAVFNDFYNSLSIPQTDGTLHNRFSNLFPPDRLRGKTGTLNGVTSLAGYVVSKSGDLLIFAINFNFRKGNQSKMRELQDKIITLIADSY
- a CDS encoding SDR family oxidoreductase is translated as MKVALITGGTGKLGSEIALHLAKKNFEVAITYHQSLDRLEKLKEKFLVERLKLTFYKCDFSTAENINELFLSFKKNFSKLDVLINCAGIFDKNFFTETTPKDFDFFININLKSIYFLIQKFSELMSENSVIINFSSVGGMIPWKDRSLYHISKAGVIALTRSLAIELAPRIRVVSIAPGFIEMEGEISEKMPISKIPLKRYGGIKNIISTVDFLIQNDYITGVTIPVDGGRSLI
- a CDS encoding TIGR00730 family Rossman fold protein, yielding MPVKAYKNLDFLNSPDARVIRIISEFLEPQSRFSRLNIKDTIVFFGSARIVDRKTALKMYNEVKKLDPKKVKDFAERLRKSQIALDMSKYYEDAVQLSKMLTEWSLSLPSEGRRFVVCTGGGPGIMEAANKGAKLAKGKSIGLNISIPTEQFVNKYVDEELSFEFHYFFMRKFWLVYLAKALVIFPGGFGTLDELMEVLTLVQTGKISKKIAVIIYGSDYWKKVLNFDVMVEHGCIDKKDTQIFTYCDTPEQAFDQLKNFLTKNYL
- the rpsU gene encoding 30S ribosomal protein S21, which gives rise to MVGIIIGENESLDKALKRFKKKYERAGILKEYKKRTFYLKPSVRRKMKTAKAIRRLQKLMKEEMEK
- a CDS encoding universal stress protein; the encoded protein is MKKFNIRKVLVPTDFSEISAQAFPYAEEIAKQFGAEIHLVHVLEKDPPIPLIRTFDMTTESVIKKLEDDTRNLLNQFKSKFSNDVNVKEVLLKGNDFEEIVDYSNKNGIDLIVIATHGRTGLLHTLLGSVAEKVIRYSKVPVLVITATKEEN
- a CDS encoding phosphoribosylformylglycinamidine cyclo-ligase is translated as MKEYEKAGVSISRGDEFVRRIKSLVRSTFSKDNPNANRVLSDIGHFGAFFDINFNDLKNPVLVSSVDGVGTKLKVAILMNKHDTIGQDLVNHCVNDILCSGAKPLFFLDYLAFGKMNIEVAEQIMSGLTKACRENECALIGGETAEMPDLYQENDYDISGTIVGIVERDKIIDGKKISPGDVLIGLKSSGLHTNGYSLARKVLLKKFRIDDFVDELGCTLGEELLKIHRSYFKIVYPLLDKFQIKGLSHITGGGIIGNTRRIIPEGLSIWIDWNSWSVPPIFELIQKTGNVSDEEMREVFNLGIGMVLIVNKMDVEKVQNELKNSGEQTFIIGEIR